One stretch of Bosea vaviloviae DNA includes these proteins:
- a CDS encoding ABC transporter permease: protein MLAILRDLIRYNLEFRIGLVLVGIVVVMAALSVVSPYPAGDVYVVPPDLPPSTAHWLGTTSRGQDVFWQLTAAIRNTLFFGIMVAALSRVIALVVGLLAGYSGGWIDRVLMSINDTFIIIPLFPILILFYFVLRDSMSTPLLATIMACLGWAYDARLIRSVALSLKTREFTQTSIFSGMKTHEVLAREHLPYVLPIVFSTTMNNMNWSIGIEVTLAVLGFTDINTPTIGGMIYWANQHTALVAGIWWWIAFPIALVVMTFVGLFLLAVSMNEYIDPRSRLARMGGSR from the coding sequence ATGCTGGCCATCCTGCGCGACCTCATCCGCTACAATCTCGAATTCCGGATCGGCCTGGTGCTCGTCGGCATCGTGGTGGTGATGGCGGCGCTCTCCGTCGTCTCACCTTATCCGGCGGGCGACGTCTATGTCGTGCCGCCCGACCTGCCGCCGTCCACTGCCCATTGGCTCGGCACGACCTCGCGCGGGCAGGACGTGTTCTGGCAGCTCACGGCGGCGATCCGCAACACGCTCTTCTTCGGCATCATGGTCGCAGCGCTGTCACGGGTGATCGCGCTCGTCGTCGGGCTGCTCGCCGGCTACAGCGGCGGCTGGATCGACCGGGTGCTGATGTCGATCAACGACACCTTCATCATCATCCCGCTCTTCCCGATCCTGATCCTGTTCTACTTCGTGCTGCGCGATTCGATGTCGACGCCGCTGCTCGCCACCATCATGGCCTGCCTCGGCTGGGCCTATGACGCGCGCCTGATCCGCTCGGTCGCGCTCAGCCTCAAGACGCGCGAATTCACCCAGACCAGCATCTTCTCGGGGATGAAGACGCACGAGGTCCTGGCGCGCGAGCATCTGCCTTACGTGTTGCCCATCGTGTTCTCGACCACGATGAACAACATGAACTGGTCGATCGGCATCGAGGTCACCCTCGCCGTCCTCGGCTTCACCGACATCAACACGCCGACCATTGGCGGGATGATCTACTGGGCCAACCAGCACACGGCGCTGGTCGCCGGCATCTGGTGGTGGATCGCCTTTCCCATCGCGCTCGTGGTGATGACCTTCGTCGGCCTCTTCCTGCTCGCCGTCTCGATGAACGAATACATCGACCCACGCAGCCGCCTGGCCCGGATGGGGGGCAGCCGATGA
- a CDS encoding ABC transporter permease codes for MSAYFAYFAKRLVQFVVVVFIGVNLAFAITHASPIDPVEQSIAAVTSFGSTAPEAIAAMRSSLQELYGLKGTLAEQYVTFWSRVLRGDFGPSLSAFPTPVSTLIGRALPWTAGLLIVSTLITWVLGNLLGGLAGYYQRNRTLKLMGVVAMGVHPIPYYIVALMLLIIFGFLWPVLPITGGSAMNLQQGWNWAFVSSVARHSILPALSLILIGLGSWFLGMRSLVSNIVTEDYVVYAETAGLDSRRVLGSYVMRNALAPQVTGLAMSLGGIFNGAVITEKVFGYPGVGTLLVDAVYAADYGLVLGVTTVSIIAVSVGVLVIDLLYPLIDPRVELR; via the coding sequence ATGAGCGCCTATTTTGCCTATTTCGCGAAACGGCTGGTCCAGTTCGTCGTGGTCGTCTTCATCGGCGTCAACCTCGCCTTCGCGATCACCCATGCCTCGCCGATCGACCCGGTCGAGCAGTCGATTGCGGCAGTGACCTCCTTCGGCAGCACCGCGCCTGAGGCGATCGCGGCGATGCGCTCCTCGCTGCAGGAGCTCTACGGGCTCAAGGGGACGCTGGCCGAACAATACGTCACCTTCTGGAGCCGGGTCCTGCGCGGCGATTTCGGCCCCTCGCTCTCCGCCTTCCCGACCCCGGTCTCGACCCTGATCGGCCGGGCGCTGCCCTGGACGGCGGGGCTGCTGATCGTCTCGACTTTGATCACCTGGGTGCTGGGCAATCTGCTCGGCGGGCTCGCCGGCTACTACCAGCGCAACCGCACGCTGAAGCTGATGGGCGTCGTCGCCATGGGCGTCCATCCGATCCCCTACTACATCGTTGCACTGATGCTGCTCATCATCTTCGGCTTCCTCTGGCCGGTGCTGCCGATCACCGGCGGGTCGGCGATGAACCTGCAGCAGGGCTGGAACTGGGCCTTCGTCTCGAGCGTCGCCCGGCATTCGATCCTGCCGGCGCTCTCGCTCATCCTGATCGGCCTCGGCAGCTGGTTCCTCGGCATGCGCTCGCTGGTCTCGAACATCGTGACCGAGGACTATGTCGTCTATGCCGAGACCGCCGGGCTCGACAGCCGCCGGGTGCTCGGCTCCTACGTCATGCGCAATGCGCTGGCACCGCAGGTGACCGGGCTCGCCATGTCGCTCGGCGGCATCTTCAACGGCGCCGTGATCACCGAGAAGGTCTTCGGCTATCCCGGCGTCGGCACCCTCCTCGTCGACGCGGTCTATGCTGCCGACTACGGCCTCGTGCTCGGCGTCACCACCGTCTCGATTATCGCCGTCTCGGTCGGCGTCCTGGTCATCGATCTGCTCTACCCGCTGATCGACCCGCGCGTGGAGCTGCGCTGA
- a CDS encoding ABC transporter substrate-binding protein, translated as MRLGAWMLVASLLIPALPLSPSSAAAQGIPQNIPRKELLILENPEGTIKNAGWFNIWAINAGSQSNGLQQAALDTLWYIDPEKGLDGAWDNSLAAEKPVYNAEFTEMRVKLRRGLFWSDGVEFSSADVKATVDIQVKNPNMRFSAVLANNVASVEAPDAETVIFKLKKPNSRFHTNFTVRWGAIWILPKHVFDKVEDPAKFDFNKPVSLGAYTLHSFDPDGKWYIWQLRDDWQRSSLGRHGKPGPRYLAYIDPGPPDKRVIAQLNHELDVIHDIAPEGMFALAKQDKGTRAWFKGFPYGHPDPTLPAVIFNTQNEQLKNRDVRWALALMIDIKAVTMAAYRGAATISAIAVPPTGIHPEAYHKPMEAWLKDFEIDTGKSKVKPYDPTVGKQIADMLRPSMGDQIPSDPAVIGNSFGLGWWKTNVTAAGELLTRAGFRKQGNQWLTPDGKPFVVRLMVEGDLRPVMTRAGTMIVQQWKQAGIDARIDVAQGTLLTRRAAGDFDAFIGWSVETWGGHQDLSYFMDSWHSQFVAEPGKSQPLRNWQRWTHPELDKIIEDIRKIDFDDPKGVELGRDYVKLMTREMPIIPLMAYNVFTAMDQTYWKGYPTADDPYANPVTNWGNSRYMFVRLKPAN; from the coding sequence ATGCGCCTGGGCGCCTGGATGCTTGTCGCTTCGCTGTTGATTCCAGCGCTGCCGCTATCCCCCTCTTCCGCGGCGGCGCAGGGCATTCCGCAGAACATTCCGCGCAAGGAACTCCTGATCCTCGAGAACCCGGAAGGGACGATCAAAAACGCGGGCTGGTTCAACATCTGGGCGATCAACGCCGGCAGCCAGTCGAACGGGCTGCAACAGGCAGCGCTCGACACGCTCTGGTACATTGATCCTGAAAAGGGCCTGGACGGTGCCTGGGACAATTCCCTCGCCGCGGAGAAGCCGGTCTACAATGCCGAGTTCACCGAGATGCGCGTCAAATTGCGACGCGGCCTGTTCTGGAGCGACGGCGTCGAGTTCAGCTCGGCAGACGTCAAGGCGACGGTCGACATCCAGGTCAAGAATCCGAACATGCGCTTTTCGGCCGTGCTGGCCAATAATGTCGCCTCCGTCGAGGCGCCCGATGCGGAAACGGTGATCTTCAAGCTGAAGAAGCCGAACTCCCGCTTCCACACCAACTTCACAGTGCGCTGGGGCGCGATCTGGATCCTGCCGAAGCATGTCTTCGACAAGGTCGAGGACCCCGCGAAGTTCGACTTCAACAAGCCGGTCTCGCTCGGCGCCTATACGCTGCACTCCTTCGATCCCGATGGTAAATGGTACATCTGGCAGTTGCGCGACGACTGGCAGCGCAGCTCGCTCGGCCGCCACGGCAAGCCGGGACCGAGATATCTCGCCTATATCGACCCCGGCCCACCCGACAAGCGCGTCATCGCCCAGCTCAACCATGAGCTCGACGTCATCCACGACATCGCCCCCGAAGGGATGTTCGCACTGGCGAAGCAGGACAAGGGCACACGCGCCTGGTTCAAGGGCTTCCCCTACGGCCATCCGGACCCGACCCTGCCGGCGGTGATCTTCAACACGCAGAACGAGCAGCTGAAGAACCGCGACGTGCGCTGGGCGCTGGCGCTGATGATCGACATCAAGGCGGTGACGATGGCAGCCTATCGCGGCGCCGCGACCATCTCGGCGATCGCCGTGCCACCGACCGGCATCCATCCCGAGGCCTATCACAAGCCGATGGAGGCCTGGCTCAAGGATTTCGAGATCGATACCGGCAAGAGCAAGGTCAAGCCCTACGACCCGACGGTCGGCAAGCAGATCGCCGACATGCTGCGCCCCTCCATGGGCGACCAGATCCCCTCCGACCCGGCGGTGATCGGCAATTCCTTCGGCCTCGGCTGGTGGAAGACCAATGTCACCGCGGCGGGTGAGTTGCTGACGCGCGCCGGCTTCCGCAAGCAGGGCAACCAGTGGCTGACGCCCGACGGCAAGCCCTTTGTGGTCAGGCTCATGGTCGAGGGCGACCTCCGGCCGGTGATGACGCGGGCCGGCACGATGATCGTGCAGCAATGGAAGCAGGCCGGCATCGATGCGCGCATCGACGTCGCGCAGGGCACGCTGCTGACGCGGCGCGCGGCCGGCGATTTCGACGCCTTCATCGGCTGGAGCGTCGAGACCTGGGGCGGCCATCAGGACCTGTCCTATTTCATGGACAGCTGGCATTCCCAGTTCGTCGCCGAGCCCGGCAAGTCGCAGCCGCTGCGCAACTGGCAGCGCTGGACTCATCCAGAACTCGACAAGATCATCGAGGACATTCGCAAGATCGACTTCGACGATCCCAAGGGCGTCGAACTCGGCCGCGACTACGTCAAGCTGATGACCCGCGAAATGCCGATCATCCCGCTGATGGCCTACAACGTCTTCACCGCGATGGATCAGACCTACTGGAAGGGCTACCCGACCGCCGATGATCCTTACGCCAATCCGGTCACGAACTGGGGCAACTCGCGCTACATGTTCGTGCGCCTGAAGCCGGCCAACTAA
- the ald gene encoding alanine dehydrogenase, with translation MRVGVPKEIKVHEYRVGLTPEAVREYVSAGHAVIIETGAGAGISASDAAYEAAGARIVASAADVFAEADMIVKVKEPQPGEWAQLREGQILFTYLHLAPDPAQAAGLVESGVTAIAYETVTDRFGGLPLLAPMSEVAGRLAIEAAAVSLKRHAGGRGMLIGGVPGVPPARIVVIGGGVVGTHAARMAAGLGADVVILDRSLPRLRQLDELFGGRVRTRFSTLDAIETEIFAADVVIGAVLIPGAAAPRLVSRAQLSGMKRGAVLVDVAIDQGGCFETSRATTHADPTYEVDGVIHYCVANMPGAVPLTSSYALNNATLPFGLALASKGLDAIRSDPHLAAGLNIHRGEITNAPVAASLQKPYRSAEEVLAL, from the coding sequence ATGCGTGTCGGCGTTCCGAAAGAAATCAAGGTTCACGAATACCGCGTCGGGCTGACGCCCGAAGCCGTGCGAGAATACGTATCCGCCGGCCATGCGGTGATCATCGAGACGGGAGCCGGCGCTGGCATTTCGGCGTCAGACGCCGCCTACGAGGCCGCCGGCGCTCGCATCGTGGCGAGCGCGGCCGACGTGTTTGCCGAGGCCGACATGATCGTGAAGGTCAAGGAGCCGCAGCCGGGCGAATGGGCGCAGTTGCGAGAAGGCCAGATCCTGTTCACCTATCTGCATCTCGCTCCCGATCCAGCGCAGGCCGCCGGTCTGGTCGAATCCGGCGTTACAGCCATAGCCTATGAGACCGTCACGGACCGCTTCGGCGGCCTGCCTCTTCTTGCGCCGATGAGCGAAGTCGCGGGGCGGCTGGCGATCGAGGCTGCTGCGGTTTCTCTCAAGCGCCATGCAGGAGGACGTGGCATGTTGATTGGCGGCGTGCCCGGCGTGCCCCCGGCGCGCATCGTCGTGATCGGAGGCGGCGTCGTGGGAACGCATGCTGCGCGCATGGCGGCAGGCCTCGGTGCGGACGTGGTGATCCTGGATCGATCGCTTCCGCGCTTGCGGCAACTCGACGAATTGTTCGGCGGTCGGGTGCGCACGCGCTTCTCGACGCTCGACGCGATCGAGACGGAAATATTCGCCGCCGACGTTGTCATCGGGGCCGTGCTCATCCCGGGTGCCGCGGCGCCCAGGCTCGTGTCGCGAGCACAATTGTCGGGCATGAAGCGCGGCGCGGTGCTCGTCGACGTCGCGATCGACCAAGGCGGTTGCTTCGAGACCTCGCGCGCAACCACCCATGCCGATCCGACCTATGAGGTCGACGGCGTGATCCACTATTGCGTCGCGAACATGCCGGGGGCGGTTCCGCTCACCTCGAGCTATGCCCTGAACAACGCCACTCTGCCATTCGGGCTCGCCCTGGCCTCGAAAGGCCTCGATGCCATTCGCAGCGATCCTCACCTCGCGGCCGGCCTCAATATCCATCGCGGGGAGATCACGAATGCTCCGGTCGCGGCGAGCCTTCAGAAGCCTTACAGGTCGGCAGAAGAGGTTTTGGCTCTGTAG